Proteins encoded together in one Lathyrus oleraceus cultivar Zhongwan6 chromosome 5, CAAS_Psat_ZW6_1.0, whole genome shotgun sequence window:
- the LOC127083713 gene encoding endonuclease 4: MISSMFIGSDDRLIALLVLLLIPTVLGWGKEGHYVVCKITQEYLSEDALFAVKQLLPDSAHGDLAALCSWPDEIRFHYHWSSALHYADTPDFLCNYQYCRDCHDSYGRKHRCLTGAIHNYTMQLKLAYADASSKFNYNLTEALLFLSHFVGDVHQPLHVGFTGDLGGNSITVRWYRRKTNLHHVWDNMIIESALKMFYGSDLSTMIQAIQQNITDIWSNDVSIWEHCAHNYTACPDWYASESVSLACKFAYRNATPGSTLKDEYFLSRLPIVEKRLAQGGVRLTAILNRIFTSKTGIAQA; the protein is encoded by the coding sequence ATGATTTCTTCTATGTTTATCGGTAGTGATGATCGATTGATAGCACTCTTAGTTCTGTTACTGATACCAACAGTTCTTGGTTGGGGAAAAGAGGGACACTATGTGGTTTGTAAAATTACACAGGAGTATCTTAGTGAAGATGCTCTTTTTGCAGTGAAACAACTGCTTCCAGATTCTGCTCATGGAGATCTTGCTGCACTTTGCTCTTGGCCTGATGAAATTCGCTTCCATTATCATTGGAGTAGTGCTTTGCATTATGCTGATACACCTGATTTTTTGTGTAATTATCAATACTGCAGAGATTGTCATGATTCTTATGGACGGAAGCATAGGTGTCTTACTGGAGCAATTCACAATTATACGATGCAATTAAAATTAGCTTATGCGGATGCTTCATCTAAATTTAACTATAATTTGACAGAGGCACTTTTGTTCTTGTCACATTTTGTTGGGGATGTACATCAGCCCCTACATGTTGGTTTTACCGGAGACCTAGGTGGAAACTCGATAACAGTTCGTTGGTACAGGAGGAAAACAAATCTTCATCATGTATGGGATAACATGATTATTGAGTCTGCTCTGAAAATGTTCTATGGCTCAGATCTTTCAACTATGATACAGGCTATTCAACAGAATATTACTGATATTTGGTCAAATGATGTATCTATTTGGGAACATTGTGCACACAACTACACAGCATGTCCAGATTGGTATGCTTCTGAGAGCGTTAGCTTGGCATGCAAGTTTGCGTATAGGAATGCTACACCGGGAAGCACTTTAAAAGATGAGTACTTCCTTTCTCGACTGCCTATTGTGGAGAAAAGGCTGGCCCAAGGTGGTGTGCGACTCACAGCTATTCTCAACCGCATTTTTACTTCCAAGACTGGAATAGCTCAAGCTTGA